From the genome of Phyllostomus discolor isolate MPI-MPIP mPhyDis1 chromosome 12, mPhyDis1.pri.v3, whole genome shotgun sequence, one region includes:
- the SPIRE2 gene encoding protein spire homolog 2 isoform X2, producing MARAGGCSAGAAAGERAAGGGQPEPWELSLEEVLKAYEQPINEEQAWAVCFQCCRGLRGAPGGRRRIRDTADILLRRDGSVGARLEPGAAEPATMVVSPASSEAQMVQSLGFAVYRALDWGLDESEERELSPQLEQLIDLMANSDCDEDEDGGCGAADEGYGAPEEEEEVEGSPRTVRTFAQAMRLCAARLTDPRGAQAHYQAVCRALFVETLELRAFLARVREAKEMLQKLREDEPQAEQPLAELDNLGHTDWARLWVQLMRELRHGVKLKKVQEQEFNPLPTEFQLTPFEMLMQDIRARNYKLRKVMVDGDIPPRVKRDAHELILDFIRSRPPLKQVSERRLRPLPQKQRTLHEKILEEIKQERRLRPVAAERWGGRGFGSLPCILNACSGDVKATSCINLSLTDAGSCARRPRPRVLLKAPTLAEMEEMNTSEEEESPCGEVTLKRDRSFSEHDLAQLRAEGAPGLQPATQPRGLEPSRARAGSMHTCRPSTQEQGPFPVSVQSQADPCSSRHGDLSSVGDRPEGSAAPDANHLWLEFSHPVESLALTVEEVMGVRRVLVKAEMEKFLQNRELFSSLKKGKICCCCRTKFPLFSWPHTCLFCKRAVCTSCSIKMKMPSKKFAHIPVYTLGLESPQRAAGAKATAATQRRDAFQSLQGPQWQRVEEEFPHMYAHGCVLKDVCSDCTSFVADVVRSSRRSVDALNTTPRRARQTQSLCVPSTWTLDFQ from the exons ATGGCCCGGGCCGGCGGCTGCAGCGCGGGCGCGGCGGCCGGGgagcgggcggcgggcggcgggcagcCGGAGCCGTGGGAGCTGTCCCTGGAGGAGGTGCTGAAGGCGTACGAGCAGCCCATCAACGAGGAGCAGGCGTGGGCCGTGTGCTTCCAGTGCTGCCGCGGGCTGCGGGGCGCGCCGGGCGGCCGGCGGCGCATCCGGGACACGGCGGACATCCTCCTGCGCAGGGACGGCTCGGTCGGCGCGCGGCTGGAGCCCGGCGCGGCGG AGCCCGCAACCATGGTGGTGTCGCCGGCCAGCTCCGAAGCCCAG ATGGTGCAGTCGCTGGGCTTCGCTGTGTACCGCGCACTGGACTGGGGGCTGGACGAGAGCGAGGAGCGGGAGCTCAGCCCGCAGCTGGAGCAGCTCATCGACCTGATGGCCAACAGCGACTGCGACGAGGATGAGGACGGCGGCTGCGGGGCGGCAGACGAGGGCTATGGGgccccggaggaggaggaggaggtggagggcagCCCCCGCACCGTGCGGACCTTCGCGCAGGCCATGCGGCTGTGCGCAGCGCGCCTGACGGACCCGCGGGGCGCCCAGGCCCACTACCAGGCGGTGTGCCGCGCGCTGTTCGTGGAGACGCTGGAGCTGCGGGCCTTCCTCGCCAGAGTCCGGGAGGCCAAGGAG ATGCTGCAGAAGCTTCGGGAGGACGAGCCGCAGGCAGAGCAGCCGCTGGCGGAGCTGGACAACCTGGGGCACACGGACTGG GCACGGCTCTGGGTACAGCTCATGCGGGAACTCCGCCACGGCGTGAAGCTCAAGAAGGTGCAGGAGCAGGAGTTCAACCCGCTGCCCACGGAGTTCCAGCTCACCCCCTTCGAGATGCTGATGCAGGACATCCGCGCCAGGAACTACAAGCTGCGCAAGGTCATG gtcGATGGGGACATCCCTCCCAGGGTGAAGAGGGACGCCCACGAACTCATCCTGGACTTCATCCGCTCCCGGCCTCCGCTGAAGCAG GTCTCAGAGAGaaggctccgccccctgccccagaaGCAGAGGACGCTGCACGAGAAGATCCTGGAGGAGATCAAGCAGGAGCGGAGGCTGCGCCCCGTGGCGGCCGAGCGCTGGGGCGGCCGGG GGTTTGGCTCTCTGCCCTGCATCCTCAACGCCTGCTCTGGGGACGTCAAGGCCACTTCCTGCATCAACCTGTCCCTGACGGACGCTGGGAGCTGTGCCCGGCGTCCTCGGCCGCGGGTCCTGCTGAAGGCGCCCACGCTGGCGGAGATGGAGGAGATGAACACGTCGGAG GAGGAAGAGTCTCCGTGTGGGGAGGTGACCCTGAAGCGGGACCGCTCCTTCTCAGAGCACGACCTCGCCCAGCTCCGGGCGGAAggggcccctgggctgcagccagcCACTCAGCCCAGAGGCCTGGAGCCGTCGCGGGCCCGCGCGGGCAGCATGCACACCTGCCGACCCAGCACCCAGGAGCAGG GTCCCTTCCCCGTGAGCGTCCAGTCCCAGGCGGACCCCTGCTCCTCCCGACACGGTGACCTGAGCTCAGTAGGGGACAGGCCAGAGGGCTCTGCCGCCCCCGACGCCAATCACCTGTGGCTG GAGTTCAGCCACCCTGTGGAGAGCCTGGCTCTGACTGTGGAGGAGGTGATGGGCGTGCGCCGCGTGCTGGTCAAGGCTGAGATGGAGAAGTTCCTGCAGAACAGGGAGCTGTTCAGCAGCCTGAAGAAGGGAAAG ATTTGCTGCTGCTGCCGAACCAAATTCCCGCTGTTTTCCTGGCCACACACCTGTCTCTTTTGTAAAAG aGCGGTCTGCACTTCCTGCAGCATAAAG ATGAAGATGCCTTCTAAGAAGTTCGCACACATCCCCGTCTACACGCTGGGCCTTGAGAGTCCTCAGAGGGCGGCAGGGGCCAAAGCCACAGCGGCGACACAGAGGAGAGACGCCTTCCA GTCCCTGCAAGGGCCCCAGTGGCAGCGTGTGGAGGAGGAGTTCCCGCACATGTACGCCCACGGCTGCGTCCTGAAGGACGTCTGCAGCGACTGCACCAGCTTCGTGGCGGACGTGGTGCGCTCGAGCCGCAGGAGCGTGGACGCCCTCAACACCACGCCTCGCCGCGCGCGCCAGACCCAGTCCCTCTGCGTCCCGAGCACCTGGACTCTTGACTTCCAGTGA
- the SPIRE2 gene encoding protein spire homolog 2 isoform X1, with translation MARAGGCSAGAAAGERAAGGGQPEPWELSLEEVLKAYEQPINEEQAWAVCFQCCRGLRGAPGGRRRIRDTADILLRRDGSVGARLEPGAAGEPATMVVSPASSEAQMVQSLGFAVYRALDWGLDESEERELSPQLEQLIDLMANSDCDEDEDGGCGAADEGYGAPEEEEEVEGSPRTVRTFAQAMRLCAARLTDPRGAQAHYQAVCRALFVETLELRAFLARVREAKEMLQKLREDEPQAEQPLAELDNLGHTDWARLWVQLMRELRHGVKLKKVQEQEFNPLPTEFQLTPFEMLMQDIRARNYKLRKVMVDGDIPPRVKRDAHELILDFIRSRPPLKQVSERRLRPLPQKQRTLHEKILEEIKQERRLRPVAAERWGGRGFGSLPCILNACSGDVKATSCINLSLTDAGSCARRPRPRVLLKAPTLAEMEEMNTSEEEESPCGEVTLKRDRSFSEHDLAQLRAEGAPGLQPATQPRGLEPSRARAGSMHTCRPSTQEQGPFPVSVQSQADPCSSRHGDLSSVGDRPEGSAAPDANHLWLEFSHPVESLALTVEEVMGVRRVLVKAEMEKFLQNRELFSSLKKGKICCCCRTKFPLFSWPHTCLFCKRAVCTSCSIKMKMPSKKFAHIPVYTLGLESPQRAAGAKATAATQRRDAFQSLQGPQWQRVEEEFPHMYAHGCVLKDVCSDCTSFVADVVRSSRRSVDALNTTPRRARQTQSLCVPSTWTLDFQ, from the exons ATGGCCCGGGCCGGCGGCTGCAGCGCGGGCGCGGCGGCCGGGgagcgggcggcgggcggcgggcagcCGGAGCCGTGGGAGCTGTCCCTGGAGGAGGTGCTGAAGGCGTACGAGCAGCCCATCAACGAGGAGCAGGCGTGGGCCGTGTGCTTCCAGTGCTGCCGCGGGCTGCGGGGCGCGCCGGGCGGCCGGCGGCGCATCCGGGACACGGCGGACATCCTCCTGCGCAGGGACGGCTCGGTCGGCGCGCGGCTGGAGCCCGGCGCGGCGGGTGAG CCCGCAACCATGGTGGTGTCGCCGGCCAGCTCCGAAGCCCAG ATGGTGCAGTCGCTGGGCTTCGCTGTGTACCGCGCACTGGACTGGGGGCTGGACGAGAGCGAGGAGCGGGAGCTCAGCCCGCAGCTGGAGCAGCTCATCGACCTGATGGCCAACAGCGACTGCGACGAGGATGAGGACGGCGGCTGCGGGGCGGCAGACGAGGGCTATGGGgccccggaggaggaggaggaggtggagggcagCCCCCGCACCGTGCGGACCTTCGCGCAGGCCATGCGGCTGTGCGCAGCGCGCCTGACGGACCCGCGGGGCGCCCAGGCCCACTACCAGGCGGTGTGCCGCGCGCTGTTCGTGGAGACGCTGGAGCTGCGGGCCTTCCTCGCCAGAGTCCGGGAGGCCAAGGAG ATGCTGCAGAAGCTTCGGGAGGACGAGCCGCAGGCAGAGCAGCCGCTGGCGGAGCTGGACAACCTGGGGCACACGGACTGG GCACGGCTCTGGGTACAGCTCATGCGGGAACTCCGCCACGGCGTGAAGCTCAAGAAGGTGCAGGAGCAGGAGTTCAACCCGCTGCCCACGGAGTTCCAGCTCACCCCCTTCGAGATGCTGATGCAGGACATCCGCGCCAGGAACTACAAGCTGCGCAAGGTCATG gtcGATGGGGACATCCCTCCCAGGGTGAAGAGGGACGCCCACGAACTCATCCTGGACTTCATCCGCTCCCGGCCTCCGCTGAAGCAG GTCTCAGAGAGaaggctccgccccctgccccagaaGCAGAGGACGCTGCACGAGAAGATCCTGGAGGAGATCAAGCAGGAGCGGAGGCTGCGCCCCGTGGCGGCCGAGCGCTGGGGCGGCCGGG GGTTTGGCTCTCTGCCCTGCATCCTCAACGCCTGCTCTGGGGACGTCAAGGCCACTTCCTGCATCAACCTGTCCCTGACGGACGCTGGGAGCTGTGCCCGGCGTCCTCGGCCGCGGGTCCTGCTGAAGGCGCCCACGCTGGCGGAGATGGAGGAGATGAACACGTCGGAG GAGGAAGAGTCTCCGTGTGGGGAGGTGACCCTGAAGCGGGACCGCTCCTTCTCAGAGCACGACCTCGCCCAGCTCCGGGCGGAAggggcccctgggctgcagccagcCACTCAGCCCAGAGGCCTGGAGCCGTCGCGGGCCCGCGCGGGCAGCATGCACACCTGCCGACCCAGCACCCAGGAGCAGG GTCCCTTCCCCGTGAGCGTCCAGTCCCAGGCGGACCCCTGCTCCTCCCGACACGGTGACCTGAGCTCAGTAGGGGACAGGCCAGAGGGCTCTGCCGCCCCCGACGCCAATCACCTGTGGCTG GAGTTCAGCCACCCTGTGGAGAGCCTGGCTCTGACTGTGGAGGAGGTGATGGGCGTGCGCCGCGTGCTGGTCAAGGCTGAGATGGAGAAGTTCCTGCAGAACAGGGAGCTGTTCAGCAGCCTGAAGAAGGGAAAG ATTTGCTGCTGCTGCCGAACCAAATTCCCGCTGTTTTCCTGGCCACACACCTGTCTCTTTTGTAAAAG aGCGGTCTGCACTTCCTGCAGCATAAAG ATGAAGATGCCTTCTAAGAAGTTCGCACACATCCCCGTCTACACGCTGGGCCTTGAGAGTCCTCAGAGGGCGGCAGGGGCCAAAGCCACAGCGGCGACACAGAGGAGAGACGCCTTCCA GTCCCTGCAAGGGCCCCAGTGGCAGCGTGTGGAGGAGGAGTTCCCGCACATGTACGCCCACGGCTGCGTCCTGAAGGACGTCTGCAGCGACTGCACCAGCTTCGTGGCGGACGTGGTGCGCTCGAGCCGCAGGAGCGTGGACGCCCTCAACACCACGCCTCGCCGCGCGCGCCAGACCCAGTCCCTCTGCGTCCCGAGCACCTGGACTCTTGACTTCCAGTGA